The Montipora capricornis isolate CH-2021 chromosome 3, ASM3666992v2, whole genome shotgun sequence genome window below encodes:
- the LOC138041844 gene encoding uncharacterized protein: MPEKREWKRSDTSKVDRRKPADKSQPGLFAGATGEYLRASCGTKCPIHQSTNHTLQECKRFQGMLTSEKEKVVEEHKLCLCCLLPGHRLRKCRSKNRCKVENCDMRHHTLVHEVDLRFIERAKAKRELEQVPEVERNPAPVSLEGRDSSPRQAVEPLEEYQQSAYTGCETGGLALVEVLPIVVFGETGKQQVMELRDSGCNTTLIDESLALSLGLQGKEVDLEIQGVNAQKVFASQHIKRCHVARVGKEEVKYSLRDVKTIPSLNGPDQKLKWSTIKHEYQHLKNLDLRDTDTGPVQLIIGTNNSDLILPRQILKPSGKPELDRVPYAVETPLGWAVTNWLPGERRVASPYNGFKVYERSSVENEELKQLVMSQSEIETLGVVKPADPTRSIEDKRALSLMEKTTFKSVNEDAYVSGLLWRDEEPSLPNNYGMAKRRLQSLEKKFESCPEIRERYAKSIQDDVDKGYVKKLSEGEVRCDSKVTWYLPHRFVINPKKPDRLRRVYDASAKLMGQSLNDKIYTGPDILSSLFGVFLRFCEGRIAMAADVKEMYHMLRLPDRDKPALSFLWGDSLIEEPSVYQFERTVFGEVSAPSRANYTMRRNADENGEDLPLGVKAVYQHFYMDDGLPSTDSCEEAIEMRKQMTELLRRGGFRLHKWLTNDPDVLATIPEQDRSPRFLELSEDKLPTDRTLGVIWDAQEDMLQFTGLKDDPGTTKRKILSQAFSVWDPRGLLLPFSIRSKIILQNLNRMNYGWDDELKEADLREWREWRKEAEKLDEVRIPRALIQEQKPVRETALHVFCDASQNAYGACAYLRRAFIDGTVECSLIAGKGRVAPLKSQSICRLELMGALGAVRLTQTLVEEMVTKIEKITFWSDSTTVLHWIRQTSSTYKAFVGNRVSEIHTIMSSLEATLGAGAVSWRYVPTEANPADDITRGLSPTELGAGFRYISGPKFLYESAELWPENKVKAPCENDDIKEKKKERWAGASQENKVLLGWKKYSSLTKLRRVTAYVMRFANNVRAKKEVRLLGALTSNELRAAQNHLVKRAQVESFGEEIQCLKIGEEIHKKSRIKSLDPRLEDGFLVVGGRLQRAQCLPYRTRHPKIIDSRHELAQLIVEEMHRIYYHPPTEHLHNQIRQEYWIIHGRQVVRNTKFKCNYCYRQTVKPQEQQMASLPECRLELGMVFRNTGVDFFGPILLKERRSEVKVYGCLFTCMSTRACHLELVDDLSTDHFIMALKRFIARRGRPQSIHSDNGTNFVGANNELRKCIKQLDEERIQNFCAPKEIEWKFQPPSAPHFGGAWERLVQCTKKTLKAILADRAVSKEVSRTALVQAEGILNSRPITHVSNDAGDIEALTRNHFLLLRANPSYEDAEVSDREINSTKMWRQSQALANFFRRRFTKEYLSSLTERKKWKEKKQNLKEGDVVLVAEPNQPRGVWPLGRIVSTHPGQDGLVRAVTVRTQFGEYKRPITKLCLVQEAEE; this comes from the coding sequence ATGCCAGAGAAGAGAGAGTGGAAGCGTTCAGATACATCTAAAGTTGATAGGCGTAAGCCAGCTGACAAATCCCAACCTGGGCTGTTTGCAGGAGCCACGGGAGAATATTTACGCGCCAGCTGTGGAACAAAGTGCCCAATTCACCAGTCCACTAATCACACTTTGCAAGagtgcaaacgttttcagggaATGTTGACTAGCGAGAAGGAGAAAGTTGTCGAGGAACACAAACTATGCTTATGTTGTCTATTACCCGGTCATCGTCTGCGTAAATGTCGTAGTAAGAATAGATGCAAAGTTGAAAACTGTGACATGCGTCATCATACCCTTGTACATGAAGTCGACTTGAGATTTATTGAACGGGCAAAAGCGAAACGTGAGTTAGAACAAGTGCCAGAAGTTGAGAGAAACCCAGCTCCTGTCTCCCTGGAAGGTAGAGACTCATCACCACGTCAGGCTGTGGAGCCTCTTGAGGAGTATCAACAATCAGCGTACACAGGTTGTGAGACTGGTGGTCTTGCTTTGGTTGAAGTACTTCCCATAGTTGTCTTTGGAGAAACAGGAAAACAGCAGGTGATGGAATTGCGTGACTCAGGCTGTAACACAACGCTTATCGATGAAAGCTTAGCGCTCTCACTTGGGCTTCAAGGCAAAGAGGTAGATCTCGAAATTCAAGGAGTAAATGCGCAGAAGGTGTTTGCTTCCCAGCACATCAAGAGATGCCATGTCGCACGAGTCGGAAAAGAGGAAGTCAAGTACTCCTTGCGAGATGTGAAGACAATTCCTAGCCTGAATGGTCCGGATCAGAAGTTGAAGTGGTCAACAATCAAGCATGAGTATCAACATCTGAAGAACTTAGACTTGCGTGACACTGACACGGGTCCAGTGCAACTCATAATTGGAACTAACAACTCTGACTTGATTCTACCAAGACAAATTCTGAAACCCTCAGGTAAACCGGAACTTGACAGGGTACCTTATGCTGTTGAGACCCCACTTGGATGGGCGGTGACTAATTGGTTACCTGGTGAGCGAAGAGTAGCATCTCCATACAATGGGTTCAAAGTGTATGAAAGAAGTTCAGTTGAAAATGAGGAGCTGAAGCAGCTGGTCATGTCTCAGTCAGAGATAGAAACCTTGGGCGTGGTCAAGCCAGCTGATCCAACCCGTTCGATTGAGGACAAGCGAGCATTGTCACTGATGGAAAAGACAACCTTTAAGAGTGTCAATGAAGATGCGTATGTGTCAGGTCTACTGTGGAGAGATGAGGAACCATCTCTGCCCAACAATTACGGAATGGCAAAGAGGAGGCTACAATCCCTAGAGAAGAAGTTTGAGAGCTGTCCCGAGATCAGAGAGAGATATGCAAAGTCAATCCAGGATGACGTTGACAAGGGCTATGTGAAGAAACTGAGTGAAGGGGAAGTACGGTGCGATAGTAAAGTGACTTGGTACTTACCACACAGATTTGTCATTAACCCCAAAAAACCTGATCGCCTCAGAAGAGTCTACGATGCATCAGCAAAACTCATGGGACAAAGTTTGAACGATAAGATCTACACAGGACCAGATATTCTGTCCTCTCTGTTTGGAGTTTTCCTCAGGTTTTGCGAAGGAAGAATTGCAATGGCCGCTgatgtgaaagaaatgtaccataTGCTTCGTCTCCCTGATCGTGATAAGCCAGCATTGAGCTTCTTATGGGGAGACTCTCTGATAGAAGAACCAAGCGTGTACCAGTTCGAGAGAACAGTGTTTGGAGAAGTGTCTGCGCCATCCAGAGCGAACTACACTATGAGGCGAAATGCTGATGAGAATGGGGAAGATTTACCTTTGGGTGTGAAAGCCGTCTACCAGCACTTTTACATGGATGATGGTCTACCGTCAACAGATTCTTGCGAGGAAGCTATTGAAATGAGGAAGCAGATGACAGAGTTGCTGCGTCGTGGAGGTTTCCGCCTACACAAGTGGCTGACAAATGACCCAGACGTCTTAGCAACTATCCCGGAGCAGGATAGATCTCCACGTTTCCTAGAACTGAGTGAAGACAAGTTACCAACAGACAGAACTTTGGGCGTCATTTGGGATGCCCAAGAAGATATGCTCCAGTTTACCGGACTGAAGGATGATCCTGGTACGACGAAGAGGAAGATCTTGAGTCAAGCATTCTCTGTTTGGGATCCGCGAGGACTTCTCCTCCCATTCtcaatcagaagtaaaatcaTCCTGCAGAATCTAAATCGTATGAACTACGGATGGGATGACGAGTTGAAAGAAGCTGATCTTCGAGAGTGGCGTGAATGGCGCAAGGAAGCAGAAAAGCTTGATGAAGTGAGAATTCCGAGAGCTCTTATCCAAGAACAGAAACCTGTACGAGAGACTGCACTTCATGTGTTTTGCGACGCTAGCCAGAATGCTTATGGCGCGTGTGCCTACTTAAGACGAGCATTTATAGATGGCACAGTAGAGTGTAGTCTTATAGCGGGAAAAGGCCGTGTTGCTCCATTAAAGTCACAGTCTATCTGCCGATTGGAGCTCATGGGAGCTTTAGGTGCTGTGAGGTTAACTCAAACATTGGTAGAAGAAATGGTTACAAAGATAGAGAAGATAACTTTCTGGAGTGACTCTACCACAGTCCTACATTGGATCCGCCAAACGAGCTCCACTTACAAAGCATTCGTCGGTAACCGGGTGTCTGAGATTCACACAATCATGAGCAGTCTGGAGGCCACACTAGGGGCGGGCGCTGTGAGTTGGAGATATGTGCCGACAGAGGCTAACCCTGCAGATGACATCACCCGGGGACTAAGTCCTACGGAACTTGGTGCGGGCTTTCGCTATATTAGTGGACCCAAGTTCCTTTATGAATCAGCAGAGCTCTGGCcagaaaataaagtcaaagcGCCCTGCGAGAACGATGacatcaaagaaaagaagaaggaaagaTGGGCTGGAGCATCTCAGGAAAACAAGGTCCTGTTAGGGTGGAAGAAGTATTCGTCACTGACCAAACTAAGAAGAGTTACAGCTTATGTGATGCGATTTGCAAACAATGTAAGAGCTAAGAAGGAAGTACGTCTACTGGGAGCACTTACGTCGAACGAATTGAGAgctgctcagaatcatcttgtgaAGAGGGCGCAAGTTGAATCATTCGGCGAGGAGATACAGTGTCTGAAGATAGGTGAGGAGATCCACAAGAAGAGTAGAATTAAATCTCTTGACCCAAGGTTGGAAGATGGGTTCTTGGTTGTCGGTGGAAGGCTGCAGAGAGCACAATGCCTACCTTACAGAACACGACATCCCAAAATAATTGACTCGCGCCATGAACTTGCACAGCTGATCGTCGAAGAAATGCATCGTATCTACTACCACCCGCCAACTGAGCACCTGCATAATCAAATTCGGCAGGAGTATTGGATCATCCATGGTCGCCAGGTAGTGCGAAACACGAAATTCAAGTGCAACTACTGTTATCGCCAGACGGTAAAGCCTCAAGAGCAGCAAATGGCAAGTCTACCAGAGTGCCGACTTGAGCTAGGAATGGTGTTCAGGAATACTGGAGTTGACTTTTTTGGACCTATCTTACTTAAGGAAAGACGCAGTGAAGTTAAAGTATACGGGTGCTTGTTCACTTGCATGAGTACTAGAGCGTGCCACCTTGAACTTGTGGATGATCTTTCAACAGATCATTTCATCATGGCATTGAAAAGGTTCATTGCGCGACGTGGACGACCGCAGAGCATCCACAGCGATAATGGAACGAACTTTGTTGGTGCAAATAATGAGTTGCGGAAATGCATCAAACAATTGGATGAAGAGAGGATACAAAACTTCTGTGCTCCTAAGGAAATCGAGTGGAAATTTCAGCCGCCAAGTGCTCCGCACTTTGGAGGTGCATGGGAGAGGCTAGTACAATGCACCAAGAAGACGCTGAAGGCAATTCTTGCGGATAGGGCTGTTTCCAAAGAAGTGTCGAGAACCGCACTAGTCCAAGCAGAAGGAATACTAAACAGTCGACCGATTACTCATGTGTCCAATGATGCAGGGGACATTGAAGCGTTAACCCGAAACCATTTCTTGTTGTTGCGGGCAAATCCGAGTTATGAAGATGCTGAAGTTAGTGACAGAGAGATTAACTCGACAAAGATGTGGCGACAGTCCCAAGCGCTAGCTAATTTCTTCAGGAGACGTTTTACCAAAGAGTACCTTTCTAGCCTGACAGAGAGGAAGAAgtggaaagagaagaaacagAACCTCAAAGAAGGAGATGTTGTCCTAGTTGCTGAGCCAAATCAGCCGCGAGGTGTATGGCCGTTGGGCAGAATCGTGTCTACTCATCCTGGGCAGGATGGGTTAGTTCGAGCTGTTACAGTACGAACTCAGTTCGGAGAGTATAAAAGGCCAATCACAAAACTTTGCTTAGTACAGGAGGCGGAAGAGTAG